A single genomic interval of Armigeres subalbatus isolate Guangzhou_Male chromosome 1, GZ_Asu_2, whole genome shotgun sequence harbors:
- the LOC134207229 gene encoding uncharacterized protein LOC134207229, protein MSVDERLRLVREKQVCFNCLRRGHRSTDCRSNKSCSKCKRKHHTLLHAEGGSIQSSGSSNSRSSKQQQVSKAAVQPAIGNSTDGMIPTTVTSNAVEKPIAQVLLLTAIVSILDKNGNPQVCRALLDSGSQVNFISEAMLEKLQVDREEINIPITGVNSVRSSVRQKAKVDVLSKHNNFKIEFDCLVSPKITGNLPTFEEDMTSWNIPSGIQLADPVFFRPGQVDLLIGMEWYDDVIKPGRLKLSEELPTLQDSQFGWLVGGRYSSAFSGISVNSCVATPFGDPLSELMQKFWDIESVSSENCPLSEAEQCEKHFQSTFRRRDDGRYVVQLPLRDSVSQLGDSRSMALRRFYALEAKLQKNPEIKKQYDDFLEEYEQLGHCVEVREVDDPVGLQKWYLPHHAVLKPSNSTTKCRVVFDGSAKIGGMSLNDAMMIGPTIQPDLLTIILKFRVFRYVLSADIAKMYRQVQKAKCHTPLQRIFYRKNPSDPVRVLELQTVTYGTASASFLAIRALYQLAIDEEESHPGAAMLVKKMFYVDNVLFGGDDLEEVRRLQGELVSLLQRGGFHLHKWAANDDRLLESVSDVDRDKLVKIEDYSANEVIKTLGLMWDPIGDDFLFRAQADCKIPTPTKRQVLSVIARLFDPLGLLSPVIVLAKTLMQKLWKSKMDWDDQLDGELLKDWTNFLDALPLAEDFRVKRRVVTNEAVRIEIHGFSDASNMAYGACVYLRSVFDDGTASAKLITSKSKVCPITPLSIPRKELMAALLLNRLVKKVINAIDLENVPVILWSDSQVVLTWLNKVADRLQIFVRNRVAEINQETKNVWKYVRSADNPADIVSRGMSAKMLSKNDLWWNGPYFLRSATYEEVTPAVLKDEEIPELKSAISTNIATVYEELPILTKFESFRKTQRIIAFVLRFISNCRLKKGTRSATSTPTIPELQNATKCIIRAIQRSELQDEIDRLQSGEPCKRIGNLNPFLDDGLLRVGGRIRHCNLPYDVKHQWIVPAKHPVTRNLIVAIHRENLHAGPNSILAALRERYWILNGRSTVRKVTRSCITCFKSNPKLAEQFMGDLPSYRVTEAPTFLRVGVDFAGPIYIKQTSRKAAPTKGYICVFVCMVSKAMHLRSSRKPLDRSIFGGTTKICFQKRSS, encoded by the coding sequence ATGTCGGTGGATGAACGATTGAGGCTAGTGCGTGAAAAACAAGTGTGCTTCAACTGTTTGAGACGTGGTCATCGTAGTACGGATTGCAGGTCCAACAAGTCGTGCTCAAAGTGCAAAAGGAAACACCATACGCTACTACATGCTGAAGGTGGTTCAATTCAGAGTTCCGGTTCGAGTAATTCCAGATCATCAAAGCAGCAACAAGTATCAAAGGCAGCAGTTCAACCAGCTATTGGAAACTCAACTGATGGCATGATCCCTACTACCGTAACATCTAACGCGGTCGAGAAGCCAATTGCACAAGTGCTGTTACTAACTGCAATAGTCAGCATCTTGGATAAGAATGGAAACCCGCAGGTATGTCGAGCCCTCTTGGATAGTGGATCTCAGGTCAACTTCATTTCGGAAGCGATGCTGGAGAAGTTACAAGTGGATAGAGAAGAAATCAACATCCCCATTACTGGAGTTAACAGTGTGCGATCAAGTGTCCGTCAGAAAGCGAAGGTTGACGTCCTTTCGAAGCAtaacaatttcaaaatcgaGTTTGATTGTTTGGTCTCACCGAAGATAACAGGAAACTTGCCTACTTTCGAGGAGGATATGACTTCGTGGAATATTCCAAGCGGAATTCAGCTAGCGGATCCGGTGTTCTTTCGTCCGGGACAAGTGGACTTGTTGATCGGAATGGAATGGTACGACGACGTAATCAAGCCTGGTCGACTGAAGCTGTCCGAAGAACTTCCTACGCTCCAGGACTCGCAatttggatggttggtaggtgGAAGATATTCTAGTGCTTTTAGTGGAATAAGTGTGAACTCTTGTGTAGCGACACCATTTGGTGATCCGCTAAGTGAACTAATGCAGAAGTTTTGGGACATTGAAAGTGTATCCAGTGAAAATTGTCCGTTGTCGGAAGCCGAACAGTGTGAGAAACATTTCCAGTCTACGTTTCGTCGACGTGATGATGGCCGATACGTAGTGCAGCTTCCACTAAGGGATTCAGTAAGTCAGCTTGGAGATTCTAGATCGATGGCACTCCGGAGATTCTACGCTTTGGAAGCAAAATTGCAGAAGAACCCGGAGATAAAGAAGCAATACgatgatttcctggaggagtATGAGCAGCTTGGACATTGTGTGGAAGTCCGTGAAGTGGATGATCCCGTCGGTTTGCAGAAATGGTATCTGCCGCACCATGCAGTGCTAAAGCCATCGAATTCAACTACCAAGTGTCGCGTAGTATTCGATGGATCAGCGAAGATAGGTGGAATGTCCTTGAATGATGCGATGATGATCGGTCCTACAATCCAACCCGATTTGCTGACGATTATTTTGAAGTTTCGCGTATTTCGGTACGTGTTAAGCGCTGATATAGCTAAAATGTATCGGCAAGTGCAGAAAGCAAAATGCCacactccgttacaacgcatcTTCTACCGGAAGAATCCTAGTGATCCAGTTAGAGTGTTGGAGTTACAAACTGTGACCTACGGCACAGCTTCCGCCTCATTTCTGGCTATTCGAGCATTGTACCAACTAGCAATAGATGAGGAGGAGTCACATCCTGGGGCGGCAATGTTAGTGAAGAAGATGTTCTACGTCGATAATGTATTATTCGGCGGCGACGACTTGGAAGAAGTTCGAAGACTTCAAGGAGAATTGGTTTCCTTGTTGCAGCGTGGAGGTTTCCATCTACACAAATGGGCAGCGAATGATGATAGACTCCTGGAAAGTGTATCTGATGTTGATCGAGATAAGTTGGTTAAGATTGAAGACTATAGCGCAAATGAAGTTATCAAAACCCTTGGATTAATGTGGGACCCGATCGGAGATGATTTTCTATTTCGTGCACAAGCTGACTGTAAAATTCCAACCCCAACAAAGCGGCAAGTATTGTCAGTAATTGCCAGGCTTTTTGATCCTCTGGGACTGTTGTCACCGGTCATCGTTTTGGCGAAGACACTAATGCAAAAACTCTGGAAAAGCAAAATGGATTGGGACGATCAACTGGATGGAGAATTACTGAAGGATTGGACAAATTTCTTGGATGCACTACCACttgcagaagacttccgggttAAACGACGAGTTGTTACGAATGAAGCAGTCAGGATCGAAATCCATGGATTCTCAGACGCTTCAAACATGGCCTACGGTGCGTGCGTATACCTTCGATCAGTATTCGATGATGGCACCGCTAGTGCGAAGTTGATTACTAGCAAATCAAAAGTCTGTCCAATCACTCCATTGTCTATTCCAAGGAAGGAGCTAATGGCAGCTCTGCTTCTGAATCGCCTGGTGAAGAAAGTGATCAACGCAATAGATTTGGAAAACGTCCCAGTTATTCTCTGGTCGGACAGCCAAGTAGTTTTAACATGGCTGAACAAAGTTGCAGACCGTCTTCAGATATTCGTGAGAAATCGTGTCGCAGAGATAAACCAGGAAACCAAGAATGTGTGGAAATACGTCAGGTCCGCAGACAATCCGGCTGATATTGTGTCTCGCGGAATGTCAGCTAAAATGCTTTCGAAAAATGATTTATGGTGGAATGGACCGTATTTTCTACGCAGCGCAACCTATGAAGAAGTGACCCCTGCAGTACTGAAAgatgaagaaattccagaattGAAGTCAGCAATATCTACCAATATCGCAACAGTGTATGAAGAGCTTCCAATATTAACGAAATTTGAGTCTTTTCGAAAAACGCAACGTATTATCGCCTTTGTTCTCCGGTTCATATCCAACTGTCGTTTGAAGAAAGGTACACGAAGTGCTACATCAACACCAACGATTCCGGAGCTACAAAACGCAACTAAGTGCATCATCCGTGCGATCCAACGAAGTGAACTACAAGATGAAATCGACCGCCTACAATCTGGAGAGCCATGTAAGCGAATTGGCAACCTAAATCCCTTCTTGGATGACGGATTACTAAGAGTTGGAGGTAGAATTCGTCACTGCAACCTACCTTACGATGTGAAGCACCAATGGATTGTTCCTGCTAAACACCCTGTGACAAGAAATCTCATCGTCGCTATTCATAGGGAAAATCTACATGCTGGTCCGAATAGCATACTCGCAGCTCTAAGAGAACGGTATTGGATCCTGAATGGTAGATCGACGGTAAGGAAAGTTACGAGAAGTTGTATCACCTGCTTCAAATCAAACCCGAAGTTGGCTGAGCAATTTATGGGAGACTTGCCCTCGTATCGAGTCACCGAAGCACCTACATTTCTGAGAGTTGGTGTGGATTTTGCCGGACCCATCTACATCAAACAAACCTCTAGGAAAGCCGCACCAACCAAAGGATACATTTgtgtatttgtctgtatggtATCTAAGGCAATGCACCTGAGAAGTAGTCGAAAACCTCTCGACAGAAGCATTTTTGGTGGCACTACAAAGATTTGTTTCCAGaagaggagttcctga